One genomic region from Sulfurimonas sp. encodes:
- a CDS encoding restriction endonuclease subunit S yields MTKIKDGYKDSEIGVIPVEWEVVYLDDITIKITSGGTPSRSKNEYFTNGTINWLKTGELRDCYIYGTKEKITEDAINNSSAKLFPIDTLLIAMYGATIGRTAYLKTECATNQACCAIMFDNKLASPFFYWKYFYFIKDTLIGLGRGAGQPNISQGIIKELKIPLPPLKEQEKIADILSTADDKIDAIATQIEKAQTLKKGLLQKLLSEGIGHSEFKDSELGKIPESWEVKSLSMIGSFSKGKGISKNEVIKDGVPCMRYAEIYTEYDIVLKNIKSFINKKSALNSKKIINGDILFAGSGEILDDIGKSVAFIDDFEAYVGGDTVILSKSIDYNSLFMAYQLNSTFVRLQLRKLGQGSSVVHIYSSGLEKIKVPFPPLKEQKQIADILLTADEKLEVLRAKKEKYETLKKGLLQKLLSGEVRTV; encoded by the coding sequence ATGACTAAGATAAAAGATGGTTATAAGGATAGTGAGATAGGAGTTATTCCTGTTGAGTGGGAGGTTGTTTATTTAGATGACATTACAATAAAAATCACAAGTGGAGGAACACCCTCTCGAAGTAAAAATGAATATTTTACAAATGGAACAATCAATTGGTTGAAAACAGGAGAACTTAGAGATTGTTATATCTATGGAACAAAAGAAAAAATCACAGAAGATGCTATTAATAATTCTTCAGCAAAATTATTTCCAATAGACACTTTATTAATTGCTATGTATGGAGCAACAATTGGTAGAACGGCTTATCTTAAAACTGAATGTGCCACTAACCAAGCTTGTTGTGCAATTATGTTTGATAATAAATTAGCAAGTCCATTTTTTTATTGGAAATATTTTTATTTTATTAAAGATACTCTAATTGGTTTAGGACGGGGAGCAGGACAACCAAATATTAGTCAAGGAATTATAAAAGAGTTAAAAATCCCACTTCCACCACTAAAAGAACAAGAGAAAATAGCTGATATTTTATCAACTGCTGATGACAAGATAGATGCTATTGCTACTCAGATAGAAAAAGCCCAAACACTTAAAAAAGGGCTACTACAAAAGCTATTAAGTGAAGGTATAGGACATAGTGAGTTTAAGGATAGTGAGCTTGGGAAGATTCCTGAGAGTTGGGAAGTTAAATCCTTATCGATGATTGGTTCATTTTCAAAGGGTAAAGGTATATCTAAAAACGAAGTAATTAAAGATGGAGTACCTTGTATGCGATATGCTGAGATATATACTGAATATGATATTGTATTAAAAAATATAAAATCTTTTATCAATAAAAAATCAGCACTTAATAGCAAAAAAATAATTAATGGAGATATATTATTCGCAGGGTCTGGTGAAATTCTTGATGATATTGGTAAATCTGTTGCTTTTATAGATGATTTTGAAGCATATGTTGGAGGGGATACTGTTATTTTATCTAAAAGTATAGATTACAATTCTCTTTTTATGGCATATCAATTAAATTCTACTTTTGTAAGACTTCAATTAAGAAAACTTGGTCAAGGTAGCTCAGTTGTTCATATTTATTCTTCTGGATTGGAAAAGATAAAAGTTCCTTTTCCTCCCCTCAAAGAACAAAAACAAATAGCCGACATATTATTAACTGCTGATGAAAAGTTAGAAGTGCTTAGAGCTAAAAAAGAAAAGTATGAAACACTTAAAAAAGGTTTATTACAGAAGCTTTTGAGTGGAGAGGTTAGGACTGTTTGA
- a CDS encoding HsdR family type I site-specific deoxyribonuclease has protein sequence MSEYLQSELPAIELFKKLKYDYFDAKGEMYEVVLEDRLTNSLKRINPWLNENNLQKIIRKILAVSGSSLMEINSQIHKLITRADALSLKPTTDSKPRVVKFIDYKNLENNEYLIVNQMKFKGERANSIPDLVVFINGLPLAVIEAKNQKVDISDIPDLDYYQANSPKLFHYNQIISAINRISGLYGTIQADMKFYSKYNEVASDELIKLLENEPTPQDILIYNLFEKRKFLDIIKYFVIFEVVEGRTIKKLPRYQQLRAVNKIVDRLKNENRGGVVWHTQGSGKSITMIYLATKLRAATSGFDNPTILVLTDRTDLDNQIRSTFNRVGFSNVHQANSISHLKTLLKDSYGKTLTSTIQKFQERAEEKKEVEVLSDKENIFVLIDEAHRSQYGLTASYMRQSLPNAKFIAFTGTPIDKENKSTLHEFYGGDYIDKYTIKQSVADGNTLPILYETGLSKFFIEKELLDVEFAKSFGNESAKKQAILKTKATSLDKNATRRVQEIAKSIVEHYKNKSYLDGFKAMIVCHNRYQAIAYKKAFNKLAERGVNNFQSKVIMSFDTKKDPQEFYDLASPQADTKKAIEDFKLPFGDENDKSRGGKRQFDNTAFLIVSDMLLTGYDAPILQTLYVDKILREHNLLQAIARVNRTRKGKNAGYVVDFVGITKYLVDALEIFSGDLNPCDVMVDIESEKTTLENRHTKMVDYFKSVKKNRENERDDFILQALTHLKPQDIKDKFKELVSDFNKSMNIVLPDPFATRYDYDFKLFNEIKMIVRDSKEKITREDSKKLQMILDEHLRANGIEYLLKAPIDITDYKQFQAELTREGKHNPLDKAKAIIKANEEKNPALALELSELLERKLIDAKVDRKQAIIDLFSDMQVIINRHKNRHNNSGLSDEKQLVVYDLVTELSDEATELTLEIFDTLDEWLNKKAILTQSDAQKEMRNSIKPILAKYKVDKKLSKDIVAKLVETNA, from the coding sequence ATGAGCGAATACCTACAAAGTGAACTCCCAGCGATAGAGCTTTTTAAAAAGCTAAAATATGATTACTTTGATGCCAAGGGCGAAATGTATGAAGTTGTTCTTGAAGATAGATTAACAAACTCATTAAAAAGAATAAACCCTTGGCTAAATGAAAACAACCTACAAAAAATAATCCGTAAAATTTTAGCTGTAAGTGGTAGCTCACTTATGGAGATAAACTCCCAAATTCATAAGCTCATAACTCGTGCGGATGCACTATCACTTAAACCTACGACCGATTCAAAACCAAGAGTTGTAAAGTTTATAGACTATAAAAATCTTGAAAACAATGAGTATTTGATAGTAAATCAAATGAAGTTTAAAGGCGAAAGAGCTAACTCTATCCCTGATTTAGTTGTGTTTATAAATGGACTACCATTAGCAGTCATAGAAGCAAAAAATCAAAAGGTAGATATATCTGACATTCCTGATTTAGACTACTACCAAGCTAACTCTCCAAAACTATTTCATTACAACCAAATCATAAGTGCTATTAATCGTATAAGTGGATTATATGGAACAATCCAAGCAGATATGAAGTTCTACTCAAAATACAATGAAGTTGCATCTGATGAACTCATAAAACTTCTTGAGAATGAACCAACACCACAAGATATTTTAATCTATAACCTTTTTGAAAAAAGAAAGTTTCTTGACATCATCAAATACTTTGTAATTTTTGAAGTTGTTGAGGGTAGAACAATCAAAAAGCTACCAAGATACCAACAACTTAGAGCTGTAAATAAAATAGTAGATAGGCTTAAAAATGAAAACCGTGGTGGTGTTGTATGGCATACACAAGGAAGTGGTAAATCTATTACTATGATATACCTTGCTACTAAGTTAAGAGCTGCTACAAGTGGGTTTGATAATCCTACTATTTTAGTTCTAACAGATAGAACAGATTTAGATAATCAAATCAGAAGTACTTTTAACAGAGTTGGTTTCTCAAATGTTCATCAAGCAAATTCAATCTCACACTTAAAGACACTACTCAAAGATAGCTATGGTAAAACTTTAACTTCAACAATACAGAAGTTCCAAGAGAGAGCAGAAGAGAAAAAAGAAGTTGAAGTTCTGAGTGATAAAGAAAACATATTCGTTCTTATAGATGAAGCCCACAGAAGCCAATACGGACTAACTGCTTCATATATGAGACAATCACTTCCAAATGCTAAGTTTATAGCCTTTACGGGAACACCAATAGACAAAGAAAACAAATCAACACTTCACGAGTTTTATGGTGGCGATTACATAGACAAGTACACTATAAAACAATCAGTAGCAGATGGTAATACGCTACCAATTTTATATGAAACAGGGCTAAGTAAGTTCTTCATAGAAAAAGAGCTTTTAGATGTTGAGTTTGCTAAGTCGTTTGGAAATGAAAGTGCTAAAAAACAAGCGATACTAAAAACCAAAGCAACGAGCCTTGATAAAAATGCTACTCGTAGAGTCCAAGAGATAGCAAAAAGCATTGTAGAACACTATAAAAATAAGAGCTATTTGGACGGTTTCAAGGCGATGATAGTTTGTCACAATAGATACCAAGCAATAGCTTATAAAAAAGCATTTAATAAATTGGCTGAGCGAGGTGTTAATAATTTTCAATCAAAAGTTATAATGAGTTTTGATACAAAGAAAGACCCACAAGAGTTTTATGATTTAGCCTCGCCCCAAGCAGATACAAAAAAAGCGATAGAAGATTTCAAACTACCATTTGGAGATGAGAACGATAAAAGCCGTGGTGGTAAAAGACAATTTGATAACACTGCTTTTTTAATAGTAAGTGATATGTTATTAACGGGATATGATGCTCCAATACTTCAAACTCTTTATGTTGATAAGATACTTCGTGAGCATAATCTACTTCAAGCAATAGCAAGAGTGAATAGAACTCGTAAAGGTAAAAATGCTGGGTATGTAGTTGATTTTGTAGGAATAACTAAATACCTCGTAGATGCTCTTGAAATATTTAGTGGAGATTTAAACCCGTGTGATGTTATGGTAGATATAGAGAGTGAAAAAACTACACTTGAAAATAGACACACAAAGATGGTTGATTATTTCAAGTCAGTTAAGAAAAATAGAGAAAATGAAAGAGATGATTTTATACTTCAAGCTCTAACCCACTTAAAGCCACAAGATATAAAAGATAAATTCAAAGAGCTTGTAAGTGATTTTAACAAATCAATGAACATAGTTCTTCCAGACCCTTTTGCAACAAGATATGATTATGATTTTAAACTATTTAATGAAATAAAGATGATAGTTAGAGATTCTAAAGAGAAGATTACTCGTGAAGATTCTAAAAAGTTACAAATGATTTTAGATGAACACCTTAGAGCTAATGGGATAGAATATCTACTTAAAGCACCTATTGATATTACAGACTATAAACAGTTTCAAGCAGAACTTACAAGAGAGGGAAAACATAACCCACTTGATAAAGCAAAAGCAATTATAAAAGCAAATGAAGAAAAAAATCCAGCGTTAGCACTTGAACTTTCAGAGTTATTGGAGAGAAAATTAATAGATGCTAAGGTAGACCGAAAGCAGGCTATTATAGATTTGTTTAGTGATATGCAAGTGATAATCAATCGCCATAAAAATAGACATAATAATAGTGGTTTAAGTGATGAGAAGCAACTTGTAGTTTATGACTTAGTTACAGAGTTAAGTGATGAAGCAACTGAGCTAACACTTGAGATATTTGATACTCTTGATGAGTGGTTAAATAAAAAAGCAATACTGACTCAAAGTGATGCTCAAAAAGAGATGAGGAACTCTATCAAGCCGATACTTGCTAAGTATAAAGTGGATAAAAAACTCTCAAAAGATATAGTGGCTAAGTTGGTAGAAACAAATGCATAG
- a CDS encoding type II toxin-antitoxin system PemK/MazF family toxin has protein sequence MYDKSLKLNSWNDVKQNTQKIDKKVYFKERDIFWLKIGENIGFEQNGKGDKFQRPVLVLKRYTNDMFLGIPLSTTLREGSFYFQFKFLDEKISTALLVQHKLFSSKRFIKKIGKINENDFRCLKKKLHDLIFEEDFCPSKKEGTIPKENCIDIIAESTLEVKS, from the coding sequence ATGTATGATAAATCTCTAAAATTAAACAGTTGGAATGATGTCAAACAAAATACTCAAAAAATAGATAAAAAAGTATATTTTAAAGAGAGAGATATTTTTTGGTTAAAAATTGGTGAAAATATTGGTTTTGAACAAAATGGAAAAGGCGATAAGTTTCAAAGACCTGTTTTGGTTTTAAAAAGATACACCAACGATATGTTTTTAGGTATCCCACTTTCAACAACTTTAAGAGAGGGGAGTTTTTACTTTCAGTTTAAATTTTTAGATGAAAAGATAAGTACGGCATTGCTTGTTCAACATAAACTTTTTAGTTCTAAAAGATTTATCAAAAAAATAGGCAAAATAAATGAGAATGATTTTAGATGTTTAAAAAAGAAATTACATGATTTAATATTTGAAGAAGATTTTTGCCCCTCTAAAAAAGAAGGGACGATCCCGAAGGAAAATTGTATAGATATTATAGCAGAAAGTACTTTAGAAGTAAAGAGCTGA
- a CDS encoding SprT family zinc-dependent metalloprotease, with translation MHSIEYGTKNIVFYIKRKTKLKNTYIHVDTDGVLVKTNDTTPVEDINKMVSNKSAWISKKLDIFKSIAVNKDITTGSRLYYMGKSYYVNMLKDEDADTVTINFTHSKFHITIPLKCSDVELHNAIENFYKQKAIDKIIPLTKKWAKTMQVLPEHISFRYSKNRWGSCSSTNRISFNYHLVKLSSSLIEYVVIHELAHITYQNHSKDFWKLVHKHLSDYKVKEEKIRVFEKLI, from the coding sequence ATGCATAGTATAGAGTATGGAACTAAAAATATTGTATTTTATATAAAGAGAAAAACTAAACTAAAAAATACATATATTCATGTTGATACTGATGGAGTGCTTGTCAAAACAAATGATACTACCCCCGTAGAAGATATAAACAAGATGGTTAGTAATAAATCAGCTTGGATAAGCAAGAAGCTTGATATATTTAAATCAATAGCAGTCAATAAAGATATAACAACTGGTTCAAGGCTTTACTATATGGGTAAGAGCTACTATGTAAATATGCTTAAAGATGAAGATGCCGACACTGTTACTATAAATTTCACTCACTCCAAGTTTCATATAACAATACCATTAAAATGTAGTGATGTTGAGCTTCATAATGCTATTGAAAACTTTTACAAGCAAAAAGCGATAGACAAAATAATACCACTAACAAAAAAGTGGGCTAAGACTATGCAAGTTCTACCAGAACACATAAGTTTTAGATACTCAAAAAATAGATGGGGAAGTTGCAGTTCAACTAATCGTATCTCATTTAACTATCATCTTGTAAAACTATCTTCATCATTAATTGAGTATGTTGTTATACACGAATTAGCTCACATAACTTATCAAAATCACTCTAAGGATTTTTGGAAATTGGTTCATAAACACCTATCAGATTACAAAGTGAAAGAAGAGAAGATTAGAGTATTTGAGAAGTTGATATAA